GAGGAGATCCACGGCAGCGCCACCTTTTCCGATGACTGCACCAGGACGAGAAGTACAGATAGTGATAGTGATGAGCTTGAGCGTACGTTCGATGACGATACGCGAAACACTTGCATTAGAGAGACGAGCACCTAGATACTTACGAATCTTGCTGTCCTCAAGGAGGGTATCAGCGAAGTCGCTCTTCTTTCCAAACCAATTTGAGTCCCATCCACGGATGATCCCTAAACGATTGCTTATTGGATTAGTCTTCTGTCCCATCTAATTAATTCTGTTTTGAGTTAAGTGTATCGACAAACAAAGTCACGTGATTAGATCTCTTGCGGATACGTGCACCTCTACCTTGTGCGCGTGGGCGCATTCTCTTGAGGGTAACACCTTCATCAACGAAGATCTTGGTAACGAAGAGTTCTCCATCCTCTGCCTTACGCTCATTCTTCTGTTCCCAGTTCGCAATAGCCGAACGCAACAGTTTTTCTACACGAGCAGCAGCCTCTTTATTGGAAAACTTTAGCACACCCAACGCTCGATTAACTTCCATACCTCTGACCATATCAGCCACAAGTCTCATCTTACGAGGAGAAGAAGGGATATTGGATAACTTAGCAAAGTATATAGTCTTGTTTGCCTCCTTGCGTGCGTCAGCTGACAATCTTTTTCTTTGACCCATATTATTATATCTTTTTTAATAATGGTTTAGTGTCCCCGACGATTATTTCTTACGGTTACCACTGTGACCACGGAAAGTACGGGTTGGTGCAAATTCGCCCAACTTATGACCTACCATGTTTTCAGTAACGAATACGGGGATAAACTTATTTCCGTTGTGAACGGCGATCGTATGACCAACGAAGTCAGGAGAGATCATAGAAGCACGTGACCAAGTCTTGATGACGCTCTTCTTGTCGCTTTCATTCTGTGCGAGGATTTTCTTCTCCAGCTTAACGCTGATGAACGGTCCTTTTTTAAGTGATCGACTCATAGTTTTGTTCGCTTAAATAGGGTTTCTTACTTCTTTCTTCTTTCAATGATGTACTTTGAAGAGTGCTTCTTTGGAGCACGTGTCTTAAGACCCTTAGAGTAAAGACCTGTACGGCTTCTTGGGTGACCTCCGGAAGCACGACCTTCACCACCACCCATTGGGTGATCGACAGGGTTCATTACCACACCACGGTTGTGAGGTCTGCGACCCAACCAGCGTGAACGACCGGCCTTACCCGAGCGTTCGAGAGCGTGGTCAGAGTTACCAACACTACCGATAGTAGCTTTACAAGAAGAAAGGATTCTACGAGTCTCACCAGAAGGCATCTTAATGACGACATAAGCACCTTCACGAGATGTCAGCTGTGCGAACACACCGGCAGCTCTCACGAGCTTTGCACCTTGACCCGGACGCAACTCAATATTGTGGATCACAGTACCTACCGGAATACTAGCCAAAGGAAGGCAGTTTCCTACTTCTGGAGCTGCTTGTTCCCCTGACATCACTGTCTGGCCTACCTGCAAGCCGTCGGGCGCCACGATATACGTCTTTTCCCCGTCAGCATAATACAGTAGAGCGATACGAGACGACCTGTTTGGGTCGTACTCG
This is a stretch of genomic DNA from Porphyromonas cangingivalis. It encodes these proteins:
- the rplV gene encoding 50S ribosomal protein L22 — its product is MGQRKRLSADARKEANKTIYFAKLSNIPSSPRKMRLVADMVRGMEVNRALGVLKFSNKEAAARVEKLLRSAIANWEQKNERKAEDGELFVTKIFVDEGVTLKRMRPRAQGRGARIRKRSNHVTLFVDTLNSKQN
- the rpsS gene encoding 30S ribosomal protein S19, coding for MSRSLKKGPFISVKLEKKILAQNESDKKSVIKTWSRASMISPDFVGHTIAVHNGNKFIPVFVTENMVGHKLGEFAPTRTFRGHSGNRKK
- the rplB gene encoding 50S ribosomal protein L2; the protein is MGIRKLKPTTPGQRHKVIGAFDAITASTPEKSLVVGKKRTGGRNNTGKMTVRYIGGGHKQRYRFIDFKRRKDGIPATVKSIEYDPNRSSRIALLYYADGEKTYIVAPDGLQVGQTVMSGEQAAPEVGNCLPLASIPVGTVIHNIELRPGQGAKLVRAAGVFAQLTSREGAYVVIKMPSGETRRILSSCKATIGSVGNSDHALERSGKAGRSRWLGRRPHNRGVVMNPVDHPMGGGEGRASGGHPRSRTGLYSKGLKTRAPKKHSSKYIIERRKK